A stretch of the uncultured Desulfobacter sp. genome encodes the following:
- a CDS encoding phytochelatin synthase family protein yields MNFFRVCIVRSYLIIRYFFHKATRTGSFGPGQASAVASSSGLSRGQSLQAALFRHHVKQYHESSCSVASVVCVVNVLKQRYKCPGPTITQQAILEKVRTAHWKERMGPDGYEGRRGLPLAVLRAVVQDSLMAYDIPFKRVEMIQGALDQGKARIRQQIIERLKKFQFQDNCLIIAHFDQGSFIKEMNIPHISPVGGFDPSTGLVTILDVDPDQKSAYDIPFNRFYKGIATRYAGVFRPFGYDRGGVVVVHLV; encoded by the coding sequence ATGAATTTTTTTAGAGTTTGCATTGTCCGAAGCTACCTGATCATCAGATATTTTTTTCATAAGGCGACACGCACAGGCAGTTTTGGTCCGGGCCAGGCCAGCGCTGTTGCTTCGTCCTCTGGGCTGTCCAGGGGACAGAGTCTTCAGGCGGCGTTGTTTCGCCATCATGTCAAGCAATACCATGAATCTTCATGTTCCGTGGCGTCAGTGGTGTGTGTGGTCAATGTATTAAAGCAACGATATAAATGCCCCGGCCCCACAATCACCCAGCAGGCCATTTTGGAAAAAGTGAGAACCGCCCACTGGAAAGAGCGCATGGGGCCGGACGGATATGAGGGGCGGCGGGGCTTGCCGCTGGCGGTCCTCAGGGCTGTGGTGCAGGACAGTCTTATGGCCTATGATATTCCCTTTAAACGTGTTGAAATGATTCAGGGTGCTTTAGACCAGGGTAAGGCCCGGATAAGGCAGCAGATTATTGAACGTCTTAAAAAATTTCAATTCCAGGACAATTGTTTGATCATTGCCCATTTTGACCAGGGCTCGTTTATCAAGGAAATGAACATTCCCCATATTTCCCCGGTGGGCGGCTTTGATCCGTCAACCGGTTTGGTCACAATTCTGGATGTCGATCCTGATCAGAAATCGGCATACGATATCCCCTTTAACAGATTTTATAAAGGGATCGCCACCCGGTATGCCGGAGTGTTCCGGCCTTTTGGATATGATCGGGGCGGGGTTGTGGTTGTTCATCTGGTTTAG
- a CDS encoding lysophospholipid acyltransferase family protein, with amino-acid sequence MKIENEKSWRSMLDDNQPVILVTWHQQFFSAIRHFKTYARYHPGLMISRSRDGELISAVARRSGWHTPRGSSSRGGKEALTEMIAHLNTHGFGAHILDGPTGPMGKVKPGIIKMVLQTNAVIVPFFTDADRVWFFNSWDRFMVPKPFAKVRLRFLDPIQLCGQDNENFEALREGLEKTMLPGLHR; translated from the coding sequence TTGAAAATTGAAAATGAAAAAAGCTGGCGGTCCATGCTCGATGATAATCAGCCGGTAATTCTGGTGACCTGGCACCAGCAGTTCTTTTCGGCCATCCGGCACTTTAAAACATATGCCCGGTATCACCCGGGTCTGATGATCTCCAGAAGCCGGGACGGCGAGCTTATTTCCGCCGTGGCCCGGCGCAGTGGATGGCACACGCCAAGGGGCTCATCCTCAAGGGGTGGCAAAGAGGCCTTGACGGAAATGATCGCCCATCTCAATACCCATGGGTTTGGTGCCCATATCCTAGACGGTCCTACCGGTCCCATGGGCAAAGTCAAACCAGGCATCATAAAAATGGTATTGCAGACCAATGCCGTAATCGTCCCTTTTTTTACCGATGCGGATCGGGTCTGGTTTTTTAATTCCTGGGACCGGTTCATGGTGCCCAAGCCCTTTGCCAAAGTCAGGCTGCGTTTTTTAGATCCCATCCAGCTCTGCGGGCAAGATAATGAAAATTTCGAAGCCTTGCGTGAGGGGCTTGAGAAGACAATGCTGCCGGGGCTGCATCGCTAA
- a CDS encoding TRAP transporter substrate-binding protein, with amino-acid sequence MKKWSVLIMVLLCLSWASYAFAKTTLRYSNFFPPTHIQSKLAESWCKEVEKRTHGEVVIQYFPASTLTKAPQTYDGVVQGITDIGMTALGYSRGRFPVAEAIDLPMGYTSGVQATAVANAMYEKFKPEEFKETHILFFHAHGPGLIHTREKEIKTLEDLKGLKIRSTGTSGLVMGALGASPVGKSMRECYQMLQKGVVDGSCHPIESNKGWKLGEVVHYMIQNFSTAYTTTFGVFMNKRQWDKLTPEQQDAITQISREWAVKHGEAWDESDKEGMTFFKEKGGVVIPQSEEESEKWRKAALPVLENYIQKVSEKGVDGKAVVDFIKSNM; translated from the coding sequence ATGAAAAAATGGTCTGTGTTAATAATGGTTTTACTGTGTCTGTCTTGGGCATCCTATGCCTTTGCCAAAACCACCCTTAGATACTCTAATTTTTTCCCGCCCACACACATCCAGAGCAAGCTTGCAGAAAGCTGGTGTAAAGAAGTTGAAAAAAGAACCCATGGAGAAGTGGTTATTCAGTATTTCCCTGCCTCCACGCTGACCAAAGCCCCCCAAACCTACGATGGGGTGGTCCAGGGCATTACCGATATCGGTATGACCGCTTTGGGATACTCCCGGGGCCGGTTTCCGGTGGCTGAGGCCATTGATCTGCCCATGGGATACACCTCCGGAGTTCAGGCCACAGCTGTGGCCAATGCCATGTACGAAAAGTTCAAGCCTGAAGAATTCAAGGAGACCCACATCCTGTTCTTCCATGCCCATGGTCCGGGCCTGATTCACACCCGGGAAAAAGAGATAAAGACCCTTGAAGATTTAAAAGGCCTTAAGATCAGGAGCACAGGGACCAGCGGTCTGGTGATGGGGGCGTTAGGTGCATCTCCTGTGGGCAAAAGCATGCGGGAGTGCTACCAGATGCTGCAAAAAGGCGTGGTAGACGGTTCCTGCCATCCCATTGAATCCAATAAGGGCTGGAAATTGGGTGAAGTGGTTCATTATATGATCCAGAATTTCTCCACCGCTTATACCACCACCTTTGGTGTGTTTATGAACAAAAGGCAGTGGGACAAACTTACGCCGGAACAACAAGATGCCATCACACAAATCAGCCGGGAGTGGGCCGTGAAACACGGCGAGGCCTGGGATGAATCCGACAAGGAAGGCATGACGTTTTTCAAAGAAAAAGGCGGTGTTGTCATCCCCCAATCAGAAGAAGAATCTGAAAAGTGGCGCAAGGCTGCTCTGCCGGTTCTTGAGAACTATATTCAAAAAGTCTCTGAAAAGGGCGTAGATGGAAAGGCTGTTGTGGATTTTATTAAATCCAACATGTAG
- a CDS encoding TRAP transporter small permease: MKLLDRFLNFVSNLLRSAGALALTLMMLITVADVVGRFFKHPIFGSVEIVGFLAVAVAAAALPHTYKVGGHVGVEIITRLLPRKIRLLLDLFTRTLTLILFAVVAWQMFVYAKDMQQAGEVSMNLEFPLHYIVLSLAVCLAFFSGTIFQRIVDTVNQLRKGTAG, translated from the coding sequence ATGAAGTTGCTGGACCGTTTTTTAAACTTTGTTTCCAACCTGCTCAGATCTGCCGGTGCCCTTGCCCTGACACTGATGATGCTCATTACCGTGGCGGACGTGGTTGGCCGTTTTTTCAAACATCCCATTTTCGGATCTGTGGAAATTGTGGGGTTTTTAGCTGTTGCCGTGGCGGCAGCGGCTTTGCCCCACACCTATAAAGTGGGCGGGCACGTGGGGGTGGAGATCATCACCCGTCTTTTGCCCCGCAAGATCCGTCTGCTGCTGGACCTGTTTACCCGGACCCTGACATTGATTCTTTTTGCCGTTGTTGCCTGGCAGATGTTTGTTTATGCCAAAGACATGCAGCAGGCCGGTGAAGTATCCATGAATCTGGAATTTCCGTTACACTATATTGTCCTCTCTCTGGCTGTATGCCTTGCTTTCTTTTCAGGAACGATTTTTCAGCGGATTGTTGACACCGTTAACCAATTAAGAAAAGGCACAGCCGGATGA
- a CDS encoding TRAP transporter large permease, whose translation MSPVLAGIVGIAVMIIMFMTQMPVAFVMALVGVVGFSVMTSPDAGLVLLSRNIYETFASYDLTTIPLFILMGQLGFNSGISKRLYSAGYKFLGSVRGGLAMATVTACTAFGAVCGSSPATAATMATVGLPEMKRFNYDDALATGSVASGGGIGMIMPPSVVLIIYGILTEQSIGQLFVAGIFPALLVTVLFINAVYITCLMDKNAGPAGEKFSWAERFKALFGLGETLIIFALVVGGIFYGLFTPTEAASVGAFGVLVIAVAKRQLSWKGFVKSLMETLTTSCMVLMLIAGAVIFGKFLAVTRIPFEIASWVSGLDMAPALVIAVIIFIYFLGGCFMDALAFVTLTVPIFFPVVMELGYDPIWFGIIIVMVTEMGVITPPVGINVYVVYGVAQKVLSHHVALEKIFKGITPFLIALIIGVIILIAFPGIILFLPHLMYS comes from the coding sequence ATGAGTCCCGTTCTTGCAGGAATTGTGGGCATTGCCGTCATGATTATCATGTTCATGACTCAGATGCCTGTTGCGTTTGTTATGGCCCTTGTGGGGGTTGTTGGATTTTCAGTTATGACAAGCCCGGACGCAGGGCTTGTCCTGTTGTCCAGAAATATCTATGAAACCTTTGCTTCCTATGATCTGACCACGATCCCACTGTTCATTCTCATGGGGCAGCTTGGATTTAACTCCGGCATATCCAAGCGGCTTTATTCCGCCGGGTATAAATTTTTAGGCAGCGTGCGCGGCGGCCTTGCCATGGCAACGGTCACCGCCTGTACGGCATTCGGGGCCGTATGCGGCTCAAGTCCGGCTACGGCGGCTACGATGGCTACGGTGGGGCTGCCTGAGATGAAGCGGTTTAATTATGACGATGCGCTGGCCACGGGCTCTGTGGCCTCAGGCGGCGGCATCGGCATGATCATGCCTCCGTCCGTGGTGCTGATCATCTACGGTATTTTAACGGAACAGTCCATTGGCCAATTGTTTGTGGCCGGCATATTTCCGGCCCTTCTGGTGACCGTGCTTTTTATCAATGCTGTATATATAACCTGTCTTATGGACAAAAACGCCGGGCCTGCCGGGGAAAAATTTTCCTGGGCAGAACGTTTCAAGGCGCTTTTTGGCCTTGGCGAGACTTTGATTATCTTCGCCCTTGTGGTGGGGGGCATTTTTTACGGACTGTTTACCCCCACGGAAGCGGCTTCCGTGGGTGCTTTCGGTGTTCTGGTTATTGCTGTGGCCAAGCGTCAGCTCTCCTGGAAGGGGTTCGTAAAATCCTTAATGGAAACCTTGACCACCTCTTGCATGGTGTTAATGCTGATCGCAGGGGCCGTTATTTTCGGGAAATTTTTGGCCGTTACCCGGATTCCGTTTGAGATTGCATCCTGGGTCAGCGGACTTGATATGGCCCCGGCCCTGGTCATTGCCGTGATCATTTTTATCTATTTTCTGGGCGGCTGTTTTATGGATGCCCTGGCTTTTGTGACCCTCACGGTGCCTATCTTTTTCCCGGTGGTCATGGAACTGGGCTATGATCCTATCTGGTTTGGCATCATCATTGTCATGGTCACGGAGATGGGGGTTATCACACCGCCGGTGGGCATCAATGTCTATGTGGTTTACGGGGTGGCTCAAAAAGTGCTGTCCCATCACGTTGCCCTGGAAAAAATATTCAAGGGCATTACCCCGTTTCTTATTGCCCTGATTATCGGGGTTATTATTCTCATTGCTTTTCCCGGTATTATTTTGTTTCTCCCCCATTTGATGTATTCTTAA
- a CDS encoding FmdE family protein produces the protein MKDFNTLLAGSAKAHGHLCSGQVIGVRMAMLGCRLIGLDEPATLPQIKKIIVYVEIDRCATDAISYVTGVKLGRRSLKFIDNGIMAATFVNLETGKAFRIVSTETARDLALKLMPHIEDPRLAQLEAYKIMDDSDLFTVAQVNVNVPAPDMPGPTQFKTVCARCGIVVRDKKEVFKNNQILCRPCALGTYYEPVDTDENSQRG, from the coding sequence TTGAAAGATTTTAATACACTGCTTGCAGGGTCGGCAAAGGCCCATGGGCATCTGTGCTCAGGGCAGGTGATCGGGGTGCGCATGGCCATGCTCGGTTGCCGGCTCATTGGCCTGGATGAACCAGCAACACTGCCCCAGATCAAAAAAATCATTGTATATGTGGAGATAGATAGGTGTGCCACAGACGCCATCTCCTATGTCACAGGCGTAAAGCTTGGCAGGCGGTCCTTAAAATTCATTGACAACGGCATCATGGCGGCCACCTTTGTGAACCTTGAAACCGGAAAGGCGTTCCGAATTGTTTCTACGGAAACTGCCCGGGATCTTGCCTTGAAATTGATGCCCCACATTGAAGATCCAAGACTTGCCCAGCTTGAAGCCTACAAAATCATGGATGATTCAGATTTGTTTACGGTTGCCCAGGTAAACGTAAATGTACCTGCTCCGGACATGCCGGGTCCCACACAGTTTAAGACTGTATGTGCCCGGTGCGGCATTGTGGTCAGGGATAAAAAAGAGGTTTTTAAAAATAATCAGATCCTTTGCCGCCCCTGTGCCCTGGGAACCTATTATGAACCCGTGGACACGGATGAAAACAGCCAACGCGGTTAA
- the mobB gene encoding molybdopterin-guanine dinucleotide biosynthesis protein B — MQTIVQIVGQPGAGKTTLVAQLVRYFTGQGLSVGTLKHSSHAYELDKPGKDSHLHRQAGASPAAMVNAKMAALYFPASDVTRPEKLIQTYYRHADLVLIEGWISGPYSKIEIWRQCVGKAPLFNDVGKVCALVCDRVPAEIEKTCPPIFALDDIPGLAGFIRL, encoded by the coding sequence ATGCAGACCATTGTTCAAATCGTCGGCCAGCCTGGTGCCGGCAAAACCACACTGGTGGCTCAGCTTGTGCGCTATTTTACTGGACAGGGCCTGAGTGTCGGCACATTAAAACATTCCAGCCACGCCTACGAACTGGACAAGCCGGGCAAAGATTCCCATCTACACAGGCAGGCCGGGGCAAGTCCGGCCGCCATGGTCAATGCTAAAATGGCGGCCTTATATTTCCCGGCTTCTGATGTCACCCGGCCCGAAAAATTGATCCAAACCTACTACCGCCATGCAGACCTTGTTCTTATTGAAGGATGGATATCAGGCCCCTATTCTAAAATAGAAATCTGGCGGCAATGTGTGGGTAAAGCGCCACTATTCAACGATGTGGGAAAAGTATGCGCCCTGGTGTGCGACAGGGTCCCGGCAGAAATAGAAAAAACATGCCCTCCGATTTTTGCCCTGGACGATATCCCGGGCCTTGCCGGTTTTATCCGTTTATAG
- a CDS encoding tetratricopeptide repeat protein, which yields MNKEARNDVERIFQKSYTSHKAGRFAEAEKGYRQILKIKPEWGQAMSALGILYLDQNLTDKAIPLFERAAGLNPPDLSACYQLGRLKQMENDHQGAIPIYQLMLEQQPQAGLVWNNLGVAYRETGQTDDAMESFRAAVRFAAELAEAWNNLGVALDEQGQVEPALNAYQKAIKIQPDYVSPHLNSGIIFQKLEQFEKAESYYRKVLEIHPKNEIAQFMLQSLGGEATTPDAAPVDHVRSIFDQCAENFEDILVGDLEYQTPELLFQLLRPYLTENMEILDLGCGTGLGAVLYQPFAKRLTGVDVSEKMLEKAAEKKIYSSLNVFDIMQPWVFPVRFNLIYSSDVFVYFGSLDQVIKSAAAALAPGGKIAFSVEKLKDNSKDYVLYPSGRYAHSQRYIQTCLNRYGLNLLALDSTDIRKQAGDPVTGFLVVAEKQN from the coding sequence ATGAACAAGGAAGCAAGAAATGATGTCGAACGGATTTTTCAAAAATCATATACCAGTCACAAGGCAGGCAGATTTGCCGAGGCGGAAAAAGGCTATAGGCAAATTCTGAAGATAAAACCGGAATGGGGACAGGCCATGAGCGCACTCGGGATTTTGTACCTGGATCAGAACCTGACGGACAAGGCGATCCCTTTATTTGAAAGAGCAGCCGGCCTCAATCCGCCGGATCTGTCTGCATGTTATCAGTTAGGCCGCCTGAAACAGATGGAAAATGATCACCAAGGTGCCATCCCCATATATCAGTTGATGCTTGAACAGCAACCCCAGGCCGGCTTAGTATGGAATAATCTGGGTGTGGCTTACCGGGAAACCGGGCAAACTGACGACGCGATGGAAAGTTTCCGTGCCGCTGTCCGGTTCGCCGCTGAACTGGCCGAGGCATGGAACAATTTGGGGGTGGCGTTGGATGAGCAGGGTCAAGTAGAGCCGGCGTTAAACGCATACCAAAAGGCCATTAAAATCCAGCCGGATTATGTCTCTCCACACTTGAATAGCGGAATCATATTTCAAAAACTCGAACAGTTTGAAAAAGCCGAAAGCTATTACCGTAAGGTGCTTGAAATCCATCCGAAAAACGAAATTGCACAGTTTATGCTCCAGAGTCTCGGCGGGGAGGCGACTACCCCTGATGCCGCACCGGTGGATCATGTTCGCAGTATTTTTGACCAGTGTGCAGAAAATTTTGAGGACATTCTGGTTGGAGACCTTGAATATCAAACCCCTGAACTTCTATTTCAACTGCTGCGTCCTTATCTAACTGAAAATATGGAGATCCTGGATCTTGGCTGCGGTACGGGGCTCGGTGCCGTGTTGTACCAGCCGTTTGCAAAACGTCTGACCGGGGTTGACGTATCGGAAAAGATGCTTGAAAAAGCAGCTGAAAAGAAAATTTACAGCAGCCTTAACGTGTTTGATATCATGCAGCCATGGGTATTCCCGGTTAGATTTAATCTGATCTACAGCTCGGATGTCTTTGTCTATTTCGGCAGTTTGGATCAAGTGATCAAATCGGCAGCCGCAGCCCTGGCGCCGGGCGGAAAAATTGCGTTCTCAGTGGAGAAACTAAAAGACAATTCAAAAGATTATGTACTTTACCCCAGCGGCCGGTACGCACATTCACAAAGATATATTCAAACCTGTCTGAACCGGTATGGATTGAACCTGCTGGCATTGGACAGCACGGATATCCGGAAGCAGGCCGGTGATCCGGTCACAGGTTTTCTGGTTGTGGCAGAAAAACAGAATTAG
- a CDS encoding AI-2E family transporter, translating into MNRDLIQPSFLLLLVFFISAIFLVMIKAFLMAILLAGIFSALAYPLYQRLNKWLKGRQAAASGITILIIVFIVLLPLSGLLGIVTSQAIKVGQTATPWVQKQLSSPIAISQWLEGLPFYEHIVPYRLTIYTKAGELVGAASQFFVNGLQAATMGTINFIFMVAILLYTMFFFLIDGNRLLEKILFYMPLEDKDERRLLDRFTSVARATIKGTAIIGVVQGGASGIAFALVGIHSSVFWGAVMTVLSIIPGIGTALIWIPAALWLAAQGAWIKAVVLAVFCGAVVGSVDNLLRPRLVGKDTEMHDLLILFSTLGGIAMFGIIGIIIGPIIAALFVTIWDIYGVVFKDVLPKVGP; encoded by the coding sequence ATGAATCGAGACCTGATCCAACCCTCATTTTTATTGTTACTTGTGTTTTTTATTTCAGCCATTTTTCTTGTAATGATAAAAGCGTTTCTCATGGCTATTCTGCTGGCAGGCATTTTTTCAGCTCTGGCCTATCCGTTGTACCAGCGGCTGAACAAATGGTTGAAAGGCAGGCAGGCCGCCGCCTCCGGTATCACCATCCTGATTATTGTTTTTATCGTTCTTTTGCCTTTAAGCGGCCTTTTAGGCATTGTAACCAGTCAGGCCATCAAGGTCGGCCAGACCGCCACGCCCTGGGTCCAGAAGCAATTGTCTTCTCCCATCGCAATTTCCCAGTGGCTGGAAGGCCTTCCCTTTTATGAGCACATAGTACCCTACCGGCTCACCATCTACACCAAGGCCGGGGAATTGGTCGGCGCTGCAAGCCAATTTTTTGTTAACGGGCTTCAAGCTGCCACCATGGGAACAATCAATTTTATCTTCATGGTGGCCATTCTTTTGTACACCATGTTTTTTTTCCTCATAGACGGAAACAGGCTGCTTGAGAAAATTTTGTTTTACATGCCATTGGAGGATAAGGATGAAAGACGGCTTCTTGATCGATTTACCTCTGTGGCGCGCGCCACGATCAAGGGCACGGCTATCATTGGTGTTGTACAGGGCGGGGCATCAGGCATCGCGTTTGCACTGGTCGGCATCCACAGCTCTGTTTTCTGGGGGGCTGTTATGACGGTTTTATCCATTATCCCCGGTATTGGGACCGCCTTGATATGGATTCCGGCAGCGCTTTGGCTGGCCGCCCAGGGGGCATGGATCAAGGCCGTTGTGCTTGCTGTCTTTTGTGGTGCGGTCGTGGGAAGTGTTGACAATCTACTGCGCCCCCGGCTTGTGGGCAAAGATACGGAGATGCACGATCTTTTGATTTTATTTTCTACCCTTGGGGGGATTGCCATGTTCGGTATCATCGGCATCATCATCGGTCCCATTATTGCCGCATTGTTTGTTACCATCTGGGATATTTACGGCGTTGTTTTTAAAGATGTCCTGCCCAAGGTCGGACCGTAA
- a CDS encoding ARMT1-like domain-containing protein produces the protein MRHECYFCHIRTIEKLIDKFRPDEKVAQNFIFSVHKLIDSKRDLSNPQLATEIHRMAKSQLSNTNLYAEEKLKANNLLLQEYPYWQTMINESKDPFFTAAKLSVIGNIIDYGAQSVNDDISAQIESFFQKDLKIDMTVQLKNEVSKAEHILYLGDNCGEIVFDKLFIETMKHKNITFAVRGKPVINDATLEDATQVGIDKVCRVISNGFDAPSTLLEFCSGEFIEEYNRADLIISKGQGNFEGLMESSHPKVFFLLIAKCEPIANLLGVRKNDMVVSKSVL, from the coding sequence ATGAGACACGAATGTTATTTCTGCCACATCAGGACAATTGAAAAACTGATTGATAAATTTAGACCGGATGAAAAGGTTGCACAAAATTTTATTTTTTCAGTCCACAAGCTGATTGATTCAAAACGGGACCTATCCAATCCCCAATTGGCAACTGAAATTCATCGTATGGCCAAGAGTCAACTAAGCAATACAAACCTGTATGCCGAAGAAAAATTAAAGGCCAATAATCTTCTTCTTCAAGAATACCCATATTGGCAAACCATGATCAATGAAAGTAAAGATCCTTTTTTCACCGCCGCAAAACTGTCGGTTATCGGCAATATCATTGATTATGGTGCCCAAAGTGTGAATGACGACATATCAGCGCAGATTGAATCGTTTTTTCAGAAAGATTTAAAAATTGATATGACGGTGCAATTAAAAAATGAAGTCAGTAAAGCTGAACATATTTTGTACCTGGGAGATAATTGCGGAGAAATCGTTTTTGATAAATTGTTTATTGAAACCATGAAGCATAAAAATATTACGTTTGCTGTACGGGGGAAACCTGTAATCAATGATGCAACACTTGAAGATGCAACTCAGGTCGGTATTGATAAGGTTTGCAGGGTGATTTCCAATGGGTTTGATGCTCCGTCAACACTCCTTGAATTTTGTTCAGGCGAATTTATAGAAGAATATAATCGTGCTGATCTTATCATATCTAAAGGACAGGGCAATTTTGAAGGACTCATGGAGAGCAGCCATCCAAAAGTTTTTTTCCTCTTAATCGCAAAATGCGAACCCATAGCAAATTTACTGGGTGTTCGTAAGAATGATATGGTCGTATCAAAATCAGTTCTATAG
- a CDS encoding 4Fe-4S binding protein: MPWINKESCTGCGICVDECPAGAICMENDVAVIKDDDCIRCGVCHDVCPEDAARHDGERIPEDVQSNLAYAKKLLGHEYYANDKTMQKQLVGRLQRFFTKNKKVAEKTIEQLEILKNTEYP, encoded by the coding sequence ATGCCGTGGATTAATAAAGAATCGTGTACGGGATGCGGAATATGCGTTGATGAATGCCCTGCCGGGGCAATCTGCATGGAAAACGATGTTGCGGTTATAAAGGATGACGATTGCATCCGATGTGGCGTTTGCCACGATGTATGCCCGGAGGATGCCGCTCGTCATGACGGGGAGCGCATTCCTGAAGACGTGCAATCCAATTTAGCTTATGCAAAAAAGTTGTTAGGGCATGAATATTATGCCAATGATAAGACAATGCAAAAGCAGCTTGTCGGACGTTTACAACGCTTTTTTACTAAAAATAAGAAAGTGGCGGAAAAAACCATTGAACAACTTGAAATTTTGAAGAATACGGAATACCCGTAG
- a CDS encoding glycerate kinase — MKPSQPFSDLKAIYNAAIKRVDPYAMIQSRVTLDNNTLKIRLDNQEKSLCLEKLKTIYVLGAGKATAPMAKAMEEILGPRLSGGLISVKKGHTDTLNKIKMIEAGHPVPDENSRSAAQQIIDIAAKADETTLFINLISGGGSALLACPGEYGEASITLADKQKTTQALLACGAEINEINRVRKQLSGIKGGKLARHMYPATSINLILSDVVGDDLSAIASGPTAPDFTTFAQTIGIVKKYGLSTTLPPRVAKIFESNEMQQTPQDPISDDLIFSKVDNILLGNNLSALNAARQQAEILGYNTLVLSSRITGEAREIARVFYGMAQDIALGNLPPQPPVCVLAGGETTVTLKGNGKGGRNQEMALSFLQALEAAPAGIENIFFLSGATDGNDGPTDAAGAFASQAVLKAGKKAALDINEYLGNNDSYTYFDQAGYLFRPGPTNTNVCDLQILIVT; from the coding sequence ATGAAGCCATCACAACCATTTTCTGATCTGAAAGCCATATACAATGCAGCAATCAAACGGGTCGACCCCTATGCCATGATACAGTCAAGGGTAACCCTGGACAACAACACCCTTAAAATCCGTCTCGACAACCAGGAAAAAAGCCTTTGCCTAGAAAAACTTAAAACAATATATGTGCTTGGGGCAGGCAAGGCAACGGCCCCCATGGCAAAAGCCATGGAAGAAATCCTTGGACCCAGACTGTCCGGGGGGCTTATTTCAGTTAAAAAAGGGCACACGGACACCTTAAACAAAATTAAAATGATTGAAGCAGGTCACCCGGTCCCGGACGAGAACAGCCGTTCGGCAGCGCAGCAGATCATTGACATTGCAGCAAAGGCAGATGAAACCACCCTGTTCATTAATCTGATTTCCGGTGGCGGTTCAGCTCTTTTGGCCTGCCCCGGAGAATACGGAGAAGCATCCATCACCCTTGCAGATAAACAGAAAACCACTCAAGCCCTGCTGGCCTGCGGGGCCGAAATCAACGAAATCAACAGGGTGAGAAAACAGCTGTCCGGCATTAAGGGCGGAAAACTGGCCCGGCACATGTACCCGGCCACATCCATAAATCTGATCCTTTCCGATGTGGTGGGCGATGACCTCAGCGCCATTGCCTCCGGCCCCACAGCTCCGGATTTCACCACCTTTGCCCAGACTATCGGCATTGTAAAAAAATACGGATTGTCAACTACATTGCCGCCAAGGGTAGCAAAAATTTTTGAATCCAATGAGATGCAACAGACGCCCCAAGACCCAATCAGTGATGATCTAATCTTTTCAAAGGTTGACAACATCCTTCTGGGCAATAATTTATCTGCCCTGAATGCCGCCCGGCAACAGGCGGAAATTCTGGGTTACAATACCCTGGTGTTAAGCTCTCGGATCACCGGCGAAGCCCGGGAAATTGCCCGGGTATTTTACGGCATGGCCCAGGATATTGCCCTCGGCAACCTGCCCCCCCAACCTCCGGTCTGCGTGCTTGCCGGTGGAGAAACCACGGTAACCCTAAAGGGGAACGGTAAAGGCGGACGAAACCAGGAAATGGCCCTCTCCTTTCTTCAAGCCCTTGAAGCCGCTCCTGCCGGAATTGAAAACATCTTTTTTCTTTCAGGAGCCACCGACGGCAATGACGGCCCAACGGATGCGGCCGGGGCATTTGCATCCCAGGCCGTTCTGAAAGCTGGCAAAAAGGCGGCACTGGATATAAATGAATACCTGGGCAACAATGATTCATACACCTACTTTGATCAGGCCGGTTATCTGTTTAGACCCGGCCCCACCAATACCAATGTATGTGATCTTCAGATCCTTATCGTAACATAA